GACCGAActggacctaaaacgctggttcggacGCTCAgtttaacccgggtgctcgcccgacgcttgggctcgggtgagcgctcaagcgacgcctctttgaagcacgccgcctggaaatgaagcgaggcgctcgagcctcacctcgcctcacccgagcgcctattgaaatcattgtTTTGTCCCAATAAAGGGAAGGCACTTTTAAAGGTTATTTTACCAAATAGCTTAACATATTATTTTCCTTATTATGGTCATTGTCTCCcttttttattgatttttcaagtcTAAGAATGTCATAGAGCGATAATAGTGGCGAATAAAAACAAATTACCTAGTAGTACTAAACATCATAATATAATGACTTGACTCTCATTCTCATTTAAGGCTAATGTAGGAACTATCTATAATACAAAATTAGTTGACAGCCAGAAGTTATAAAAACCAGAGGCAGGTGAATTTTACAAGAAAACTATAATAAAAATCTTGGCGtctaataaattaaaaacaaataacaaacaagaAATGATGTTGCAACCATAGAGTTGCACACGCAATGTCTAGAAAAGAAAGTAGGTACCTGTCTTCCTACAGGTAAAAGATCGGATGACAATAAGTTCCACAGTTTAGTAGAGGTTTCATTAAATCCAGTTACCACAACATTGCTTCCTGATTGTTCAGTATCAGAACGAACTGCGCTTAAAAGGTATCCCGAAGGAACTACGCTTGAGAGGCACCctgtaatattaaattttaacatAAAACAAGCTTAGCTAGCACATATATATCTATGGAAAGATGTCCTTTAAAATAATAAAGGAAATAAAATAGTTGTTTGCTATCAGACAAATAATAATCTTCGATGCAAAAAAGATGGGCAATATGATATTTAACTTGTGTTTGTCTGCACAAACAGATTGATGAAAATGAGGTTAACAATGATGAAAATGAGGCAGATTATGTCCAATGGAAAAGTGCATCAGCAGATAGTATGTCCTAACATTAAGATTCCACAGTCGTGCCAAGGAAATTAGAGTGACCCCATATTCTACAGTGGTTCTTGGATTGTTACTTAAAGGTCAAATGATTTTAAGAGTAGAAACCTACAAAAACCAGGACTTATCTTGAGAATAAATGACTTCATCATGGCCCTCGGATTTAAGTTTCACATGGGAGTGACAAGATGAAGAAAAGGCTTGACAATATCAGGCATGCAATAGCTCACCATCTTGATGAAATTGTATAGAAGTGTTCAGCTCTGTCTTGCCTTGAGATGCCGAGCTTTGTGatgtcttaataaatttataacgAGCACGGGCACTGCATAATCTTACACGACCTTTGTTTGATTTTCTTTTCATTCTCAATGCTGCCATTTCAGCAAATAATATGTATCGAAGTTCACCTCGACAGGTACAAACTGCAAAATAGAACAATATGCAGTCTACTATTCAGCCTCAGAACGAAATATAAGTCATATAACTTGTGCAATAACACAATTTTCACATATAAATAGGACAAACCAGGCACAAACATGTCAAACCTGGATAAATTTATACGAGAATTAACTGCTAGACAAGAAGGTCACATACATTATCATGAATTCTTTTTCATATAGAAGACTTTACTGCTAGACAAGAAGGTGACATCATGAATTATTTCATTCCCAAAGGAGCAAATAGAAAATTTTGCGAAAAGCAAATCCAAAAAAATGAAAGGGCCAACAGAAAGAAACCATCACGAACAAGAAAAACTATCGGATTTTCCATCTCGGCGAGATCATACATGTTCTGTCTCGCAACAAGTGAACTCCAAGCGAGCTTTAATTGAAAGAACAAGAAGACATCTATAGCCCGCAACAAGATGGCGCTAGAAACACATCAAAACCAAAACCCTAAAAAAAAATCGACAGACATAATCATCAGGTGTCTGAATTGAGACTAACAAGCATCAAAGATCGTCCTGAACATTACCAATTAAACTGCATAAGTTTAAAGAAAGAGCTTACCAAACCCTAACAAGAGAATAAACATCAACGAAAGAACAAAAGAAATATAGAAAGAACAGAAAATGAGAATCAACCAAAAACCGACACAGAGTAGCAATTTTGAAATCTTTTATCCCTCCAGCAAATTcaagaaaatcaaaagaaaagaaagaaaaaaaacactcAAACAAACTTCAGCTAATCAGCATACAGAAATTACAAGAAACCACAAATAAAATCCCCGAGACAAAGTAAACAAGAACAAGAACCGCCCGACAAAACCGCGAGGAAGCCAAAGAATCCACCCAAGAATCGATCGAAGCACACACAGAAACCCACACGACAGGAGATGAATTAGACGCATCGGAGCTCCTATGAGGCAAGAGAACAAGAAACAGAGAGCGGCCGATCGAGAAAGAACAAGAGCACGTACTCGAGGCAGCTCTTCGCCCTCCCTTGCGAAGCGAGGCGACCGAAGAGAGAGAAATCTTGATCTCTCGTTTCCCTCGCGAATAAAGAGACGGGCCGACCGACCCCGGGATCGCCGACGGACGGCCCTGATGCGGCGGGCTCGGCTTCTCCTGACCATTAGATTCGCGACACGTCGTTGCTGCGCTTCCGAGTCAGCAGGAGGTCGCTTGGCACGTGGGGGCGCTTCACGGATTCAGAGGCCTCCGCCGCCTCGCGCTTGCAGTCCAATGCACGCTTTCCCCTAAGATAAACGATGGACAATGCCCCACAGATAACGAAACGTGTTTCTTGGACACGTGTCGACGGGGGGCAAACGAATTCGAAGCGATGGTATTCGGCGAGACTTGGAGGGAGAAGTAGGGAGGTTGATAAGTTCACTCCGCTTTGTGGTTTTTCTTCCATCGATCGGTCTACGCCTATTCCGCGAGGGAAGAAGGGGACATCGACGGCACCTGACGTGCACTGTGCTATTGTACTCGtcggcaaaagaaaagaaagccaaGTACAGAAAAAGAAACATACATTGATTGCCACGGTGTTGTCTTGCTGCTACACTGCCTATCACTCAGCAAAGACGACCGATGCTTGTCTTTAGTACCACATCGCAAAGTTGTGGTGGAGTCCAATGTTCTCGACTGGCTGGCCACGAATAATACCATTGTCATCTGATCACTCGGGTTTCCTTTCCGTATCGGACGACTAACTCATCCGACGAAGCTAATCGGACTATCAAGGCCAGATTAGGCCCGGCCCATTTCATTCATCAGACGAAATCTAGGAACTAACCCATGCAAAAGCAAGCAATTAGAATTAGGGTTTCTTCATCTATTGCGTCGAAGCATGAATCCTAAACCTTACGAAGCTATACATGACATGTTTTATGTTCATGATCTCAGACGGTAGCAACAAAAAGGACCGTTCCCAGCGACAGCAAGCATATATTAATTGCATCCCCTCAACATGCATGAAGAAGATGCTGCAAAGAATTTATGGTAGCCATTTGATCTCTTTTACTTCAGCACACGAAACTAAGAACGAGTTCTGGCGAAGAGTTAGCATGTAAAGAAGCCATTTTTGTCAATCGAACGACGACTCGAGCTGTGACTACCTCTCCTGTCTACATACAGGCCGCTGATGGGAACGTGTACTGCACACAACAAATACAACCAGctgatcatacatatatatataataattaaggGTTATATATATGTGAAGATAATGATATCGTATGTTACTTCGTTTGACGTCTCACCATGCCAATACTACAGATGAGGAAGCAATGTGTCATCCACGAAGAAATCAAGCAGCCAAAGCAATTGTTTTGAGCTTCCGGAAGCACAATCTCTGCAGTGATCTAATAGACATGAACACGCCACAACAAACTCCGTTTACCAAATAAATGCCAGAAGACGATAGTGTCGATCTCATCTCATCATCTCTTTTTCCAAGAAAACTCTCGCCATTTGCTATTGCAGATGAAATGTGAGATGAGCTCTCAGTCGTAGTGGAGAAGAATTAGGCACTCGGTTATCTCGGCAGATTTTAGCCTCGAGAGTTTGCTACGTTATCTCAAGATATTAAAACTAGATTCATGTACAAGAAAGCGGGGGTCATCGCATCATACAAAAATAGAGGTCTAAAACAAGAAGCTGCAGTAGTGAAGCCGTATCCATATCATGGTTGGCCGCCGTGAATGAAGGAAGGAATTATGTCTTGCAGGAGACCGTAGTCGGGGAGTTGGAGCTGCTGGAGAGAAGGCGGCAGGTTCGCCAGATACACATTAGGGTTTATGTTCGCTTGCAGGCTATTGtcattgttcagttggttcatctGCTGCATCACAAGATTCTGGCAGAAGCTGGTCGACATCGCCGAAGGAGGTGGTAACAAGTGTGTGCTCCCTCTGACTGTTGCGGGGCATTCGTGAGCATGTTTCCCTTCGTAGGTGGTGATCACGATTCTTGGATTCTGATAAGATCTCTCCACCCTCTTCTTCACCGGGCACTTCTGTGTCGTGCAACGATAGTAGCTCCTGCAACGCAGAAGACACACGAGCATCGTCACAAGAAGCGATGGCTTCGAGAAGCAGAAGAGGATATATGTGAACTCGGGACTAATTTGGTTGACTAACCTCGGGTAAGGGCTGTTCTTGACTGCTTTCTGGCCGTATTTCCTCCACCGATAGCCGTCGTCGAGATGATCGACCTCGCTTTCGGTCACGAAAGCAAAACGGGGATCCCTTTgccttttctctcctttctttttgCTTTTGTTCCTGCTTCAATGGCGACGCAGCAACCACGAGACAGAGGTGAGTGATGCAACTGCTACCGGTTAATTCTTGTTCATGGATAGATGCCAGAAATGAGAGCGCGGTAGATAGAATTCATGTGGTCCTTTTAGTTTGTTGGTTTCGAGAATTTGAGATCCGTATGCATTACTGATCTCTGATTGAATCCCAAAAAAGGAGCTCGAGGGAAGACCTTTGGGTTCGACAGAAACAAACAAGATCCAGTCAAAAGGCTTATAGCTAAGATCCCAAAGGTGAGAAAGAAAAGGGGGAAGAGACCTTTTCGGCTTCGAAGAACCCTTAAGGGTCTTGTTTTGTCAGGTAAGGTGGGAAGCCCTTGAAATTTTATGGTGATGGAACAAGGATCAATGGAAAGGTCTCCAGAAAAAGCAAATAATGCATGCTATTGAACTTTTCTACTTCGAATAAACCCACCTATAGAAATCGATATGCGTGCAGGAGAAGAGAAACTGAAGCTTACACTTTCTCGGACGTGTCACCCCCTTCCTCTTCCACCTTGACCCGttgcttctccacctcctcctcctgcttcggCTCATCCTTCTTGCACCGCTCGGCATCTTCTTCGCCGGCGGCTTCGGTGGACGACCAGGAGGTCGAGGAGTTAGGCGTCATCGGGGTCGCACTTCCACCGCACCCGGACGACGGCGTCATGCTGTTGCCAGCATTGCCGACATCCGCCATCAGTTCACGGGACGACGCCATCCCACCGGGAGCAAGTACGTCAGACGGCGCCGAACACGGTAAGCCGAAAGCTCGAGCGAGAGCGCCGTAGTCCATCATCGAGCCACGCAACACGTCGGTGAGGCTCACGGGCGGCGGTACCGCCCGGGGGCCGAAACCGCGTGGATCACCAACACTGTCGGTGGCGCCGCCCGCTGGCTTCCAGGAGACGAGCGACGACAGCTCGTCATGCGACGGGAAGCTGAAGTGACTCCGCTCCTGATCTCCAGACATGGGGAGAGCCCGGTGTGAAAGAGATCGGAAGAGAGTAGTGTTGCGTGGTTTCGGTGCAAAGAAACGGGGAGGAGGGAAATGAGCGGAGGGGAAGGACGCCTCTGTGATCTATAAATGTCACCTCATTCCATCCAATTTGTCATCTGGGTTTCATTATCTCGTCGGCTTTCTTTTGACACGAGGTGGCAAACTTTGAGAATGACCGAATCATCCGAGAAATTTTGCCTGGCGGTACTTGCCACGGGCCCCACCACACCTGTATCTCGCCGTGGGAATGGAATAATCGTCCCGGGGCACACGGGACTGAGTCAACGACGACGGGACAACTGGCTATCGTCGGTCGCGTGGAGCGGCGTGGGTTAAGCGCTCGAGAGAGGACAGTGGTCAAAGGAGGTTAATACCGTGCTTCACCCTTTCCGCGGCATCGACTGACGCGTGCCGGTGGGGAAGCACCGTCATTTGACCGCCCCCCTTCGGCTGATGCTGACTCGACGCGTGGATCGCGTCGCCGACGACCTTGGGGGGCGTGATGGTCCCCCACCGATGTGAGCGCCCGGGAGTTGACCGCGGAGCGCCCTCTAGTCCCTTCGATCGGACTCGGACGATCCTGATGGTGGTTCCAGAAGGCGTGAgacccaccccaccccaccccaccccaccggCTGCGGGTGTGGATCACGTGCATGCACCCCAGTGCTATGGTCTCGGGCCGTAGTCAAGAACGAGCTGTCTCCGTTGGGACGTACAAGACAATGTTTGGGTGGCAATTCGCTGGGTTTCCATCGACCCAAACACGGAACTATTCATATCATAATTACTCCCATCTCGATTGGTCTAAAGCGTGCAAAAAGATAAATGGATTTCCCTATACATATTGTTAGATATTTCCATGTAGTTCCACTCATCGATGACACAATTGAGCTCGACTAAAGTACTCTTATCCTTCTCAGCTCGTGACCAATAATTCACTTCATTCAAATAATTTATAGCCAAGGAATCAATGTTGCGAGGTTTCTAATGATTTTTAGATGTCGATTTTCAAGAAAtagtataataatatataaacaaGACAAGCAAGCCTCTGTGATGGCCAACTTCTTATTCATGCATCATCTGAAACATAAGTCAACCGATGCAGCAATACAATCTTCTTGCTTTGATCTCGCACCACCTGCTTAAACATGTTTAGATTTCAGGAGAAGAATAGAATAAACATCTTCAAAATTCACGAGCAGGAATTTTATTTAGTTTGAACTTACTGGTGCTTAGGTTTGACTTTGTTGCAAGGTCATGCAGGTCTCAGATGTTTAAAGTATACATGATTTCCCAACTTAATCCAGGATGAGGCATGCACCTGTTCCCATCATTATAAAATGACTAGAATATGCTCTAGATATATTAACTACACTTTTCTAGTGGCAGCAGTTGCATGCTGTAACTCGTATTGTAGTTGATAGTGGGGGGTGGAAATTAACCTCATAGTCAAAGTAGGAGACCCCCCAAAAAGGAACAACAAGATCACATGCATGACACAGTAGCATGAACAATAATTAATGATATAGGTGTTGCATAAGGAGGGCTATTGGATAGGATTTTGATGGATTCTACCTAAACAATCTTGACTTCTCGAACTGGTGGTAGTGCATGCAGCATAATTAGAGGATTGAGACTCAAGAGGAGCCCTTCATCCATGTGTTTGGCTCCTTGTAAAACCTTGTAATCTTCTTGTCTAGCCCTGAGTGGATCTACCCAGGCCACTACTGTTCTCTTCCAGATCTACCTAAGACGAGTTCGCTATATATATGCTTCCATAGCATGGAGGTGTTTATCGAGTCCAAAGATGCTGCTGTATTCATTCATGTCGCTGCTAACTCTCGACACAAGAAGATGATGAGAGGGAGTTGCGGTCTATCCTGTGGAATTACGTTCGTGGTGTTCGTCATTTCCATGTCATGTAATTCTCGTCCTGGGTAATTTAACTTGGATTCCAGACATGCATCGATTACACGGCCACTAGAGCGACGGAAACCTAACAGGTAGCGA
Above is a genomic segment from Musa acuminata AAA Group cultivar baxijiao chromosome BXJ3-4, Cavendish_Baxijiao_AAA, whole genome shotgun sequence containing:
- the LOC103981480 gene encoding WRKY transcription factor 71 isoform X2, whose translation is MSGDQERSHFSFPSHDELSSLVSWKPAGGATDSVGDPRGFGPRAVPPPVSLTDVLRGSMMDYGALARAFGLPCSAPSDVLAPGGMASSRELMADVGNAGNSMTPSSGCGGSATPMTPNSSTSWSSTEAAGEEDAERCKKDEPKQEEEVEKQRVKVEEEGGDTSEKVNKSKKKGEKRQRDPRFAFVTESEVDHLDDGYRWRKYGQKAVKNSPYPRSYYRCTTQKCPVKKRVERSYQNPRIVITTYEGKHAHECPATVRGSTHLLPPPSAMSTSFCQNLVMQQMNQLNNDNSLQANINPNVYLANLPPSLQQLQLPDYGLLQDIIPSFIHGGQP
- the LOC103981480 gene encoding WRKY transcription factor 71 isoform X1, translating into MSGDQERSHFSFPSHDELSSLVSWKPAGGATDSVGDPRGFGPRAVPPPVSLTDVLRGSMMDYGALARAFGLPCSAPSDVLAPGGMASSRELMADVGNAGNSMTPSSGCGGSATPMTPNSSTSWSSTEAAGEEDAERCKKDEPKQEEEVEKQRVKVEEEGGDTSEKVRNKSKKKGEKRQRDPRFAFVTESEVDHLDDGYRWRKYGQKAVKNSPYPRSYYRCTTQKCPVKKRVERSYQNPRIVITTYEGKHAHECPATVRGSTHLLPPPSAMSTSFCQNLVMQQMNQLNNDNSLQANINPNVYLANLPPSLQQLQLPDYGLLQDIIPSFIHGGQP